The following are from one region of the Sorghum bicolor cultivar BTx623 chromosome 2, Sorghum_bicolor_NCBIv3, whole genome shotgun sequence genome:
- the LOC110433006 gene encoding uncharacterized protein LOC110433006 isoform X2, which yields MYQTNQMQGGGGQNTFSHSMSTNLLDISYIEQNSMYMTTSRVDDYPTSMSSHGTSRITNYDAEMLTGSAAGSSNTYRYKKGGFTELMLEQIRNSHEDDQSDSNRQLERMQGTLTQMIIGNDMNENMSLENLDGIFGPQTDWSISESRTSYEVDIKIKQWLITFISNTKCNHSWCSQILPLCSLNLMRWYFA from the exons ATGTACCAGACTAACCAG ATGCAGGGTGGAGGTGGACAAAACACATTTTCACATTCTATGTCGACAAATCTATTAGACATCAGTTACATTGAGCAGAATAGTATGTATATGACAACAAGTAGAGTTGATGATTATCCAACATCAATGAGCTCACATGGAACATCAAGGATCACCAATTATGATGCAGAAATGCTTACCGGATCTGCTGCAGGCTCTTCAAATACCTACAGATACAAAAAG GGAGGCTTCACTGAACTTATGCTAGAACAAATCAGGAATTCACATGAAGATGATCAATCTGACAGTAATAGGCAG CTTGAAAGGATGCAAGGAACATTAACCCAGATGATCATTGGAAATGACATGAATGAG AATATGAGCCTTGAGAATCTAGATGGAATCTTTGGACCGCAAACTGACTGGTCAATATCAGAGTCAAGAACATCATATGAGGTAGATATAAAGATAAAGCAATGGTTGATTACATTTATAAGCAACACCAAATGTAATCATTCGTGGTGCTCTCAAATCCTTCCTCTCTGCTCCTTGAACCTGATGAGATGGTACTTTGCCTGA
- the LOC110433006 gene encoding uncharacterized protein LOC110433006 isoform X3, whose translation MYQTNQGGGGQNTFSHSMSTNLLDISYIEQNSMYMTTSRVDDYPTSMSSHGTSRITNYDAEMLTGSAAGSSNTYRYKKGGFTELMLEQIRNSHEDDQSDSNRQQLERMQGTLTQMIIGNDMNENMSLENLDGIFGPQTDWSISESRTSYEVDIKIKQWLITFISNTKCNHSWCSQILPLCSLNLMRWYFA comes from the exons ATGTACCAGACTAACCAG GGTGGAGGTGGACAAAACACATTTTCACATTCTATGTCGACAAATCTATTAGACATCAGTTACATTGAGCAGAATAGTATGTATATGACAACAAGTAGAGTTGATGATTATCCAACATCAATGAGCTCACATGGAACATCAAGGATCACCAATTATGATGCAGAAATGCTTACCGGATCTGCTGCAGGCTCTTCAAATACCTACAGATACAAAAAG GGAGGCTTCACTGAACTTATGCTAGAACAAATCAGGAATTCACATGAAGATGATCAATCTGACAGTAATAGGCAG CAGCTTGAAAGGATGCAAGGAACATTAACCCAGATGATCATTGGAAATGACATGAATGAG AATATGAGCCTTGAGAATCTAGATGGAATCTTTGGACCGCAAACTGACTGGTCAATATCAGAGTCAAGAACATCATATGAGGTAGATATAAAGATAAAGCAATGGTTGATTACATTTATAAGCAACACCAAATGTAATCATTCGTGGTGCTCTCAAATCCTTCCTCTCTGCTCCTTGAACCTGATGAGATGGTACTTTGCCTGA
- the LOC110433006 gene encoding uncharacterized protein LOC110433006 isoform X4, with product MYQTNQMQGGGGQNTFSHSMSTNLLDISYIEQNSMYMTTSRVDDYPTSMSSHGTSRITNYDAEMLTGSAAGSSNTYRYKKGGFTELMLEQIRNSHEDDQSDSNRQQLERMQGTLTQMIIGNDMNEVVCVACFFLRLQFNC from the exons ATGTACCAGACTAACCAG ATGCAGGGTGGAGGTGGACAAAACACATTTTCACATTCTATGTCGACAAATCTATTAGACATCAGTTACATTGAGCAGAATAGTATGTATATGACAACAAGTAGAGTTGATGATTATCCAACATCAATGAGCTCACATGGAACATCAAGGATCACCAATTATGATGCAGAAATGCTTACCGGATCTGCTGCAGGCTCTTCAAATACCTACAGATACAAAAAG GGAGGCTTCACTGAACTTATGCTAGAACAAATCAGGAATTCACATGAAGATGATCAATCTGACAGTAATAGGCAG CAGCTTGAAAGGATGCAAGGAACATTAACCCAGATGATCATTGGAAATGACATGAATGAG GTTGTATGCGTTGCCTGCTTCTTTCTTCGTCTTCAGTTCAATTGCTAG
- the LOC110433006 gene encoding uncharacterized protein LOC110433006 isoform X1, with protein sequence MYQTNQMQGGGGQNTFSHSMSTNLLDISYIEQNSMYMTTSRVDDYPTSMSSHGTSRITNYDAEMLTGSAAGSSNTYRYKKGGFTELMLEQIRNSHEDDQSDSNRQQLERMQGTLTQMIIGNDMNENMSLENLDGIFGPQTDWSISESRTSYEVDIKIKQWLITFISNTKCNHSWCSQILPLCSLNLMRWYFA encoded by the exons ATGTACCAGACTAACCAG ATGCAGGGTGGAGGTGGACAAAACACATTTTCACATTCTATGTCGACAAATCTATTAGACATCAGTTACATTGAGCAGAATAGTATGTATATGACAACAAGTAGAGTTGATGATTATCCAACATCAATGAGCTCACATGGAACATCAAGGATCACCAATTATGATGCAGAAATGCTTACCGGATCTGCTGCAGGCTCTTCAAATACCTACAGATACAAAAAG GGAGGCTTCACTGAACTTATGCTAGAACAAATCAGGAATTCACATGAAGATGATCAATCTGACAGTAATAGGCAG CAGCTTGAAAGGATGCAAGGAACATTAACCCAGATGATCATTGGAAATGACATGAATGAG AATATGAGCCTTGAGAATCTAGATGGAATCTTTGGACCGCAAACTGACTGGTCAATATCAGAGTCAAGAACATCATATGAGGTAGATATAAAGATAAAGCAATGGTTGATTACATTTATAAGCAACACCAAATGTAATCATTCGTGGTGCTCTCAAATCCTTCCTCTCTGCTCCTTGAACCTGATGAGATGGTACTTTGCCTGA